From a region of the Candidatus Azobacteroides pseudotrichonymphae genomovar. CFP2 genome:
- a CDS encoding PSP1 domain-containing protein — protein MEYCLYSGQCCITSKGCCEKQCSKLNTYDYLCDIPESQQNTNYIEVQFKNARKGYYFNSEKIKFKKGDLVVVESTIGYDIGTVTLTSQLVLLQMKKRCRPNTEIKRVLRQANMVDIEKFKEAKDREYLTTIRSRELAKHLELQMKISYVEYQGDGSKATFYYIAEERIDFRQLIKDLAAAFHIRVEMRQIGVRQEAGQIGGIGSCGRELCCSGWMHKFVSVSTSVAQLQDISINTQKLAGQCTKLRCCLNYEVDTYIKAQKHFPSREIPLETRSDLYYCIKVDLLKNQMYYSSNVNNTTNVIAISPEKAFEIIHMNKKGHKPSTLETEQNKQSSNSCQDVLRGNLTRFDSFRKEK, from the coding sequence ATGGAATATTGTTTGTACAGTGGACAATGCTGCATTACATCAAAGGGTTGCTGCGAAAAGCAATGTAGCAAACTTAATACATATGACTATTTGTGTGATATCCCAGAATCTCAACAAAATACTAACTATATAGAGGTTCAATTTAAAAATGCAAGAAAAGGATATTACTTTAATAGTGAAAAGATAAAATTTAAAAAAGGAGATTTAGTTGTTGTAGAATCTACCATAGGATATGATATTGGTACTGTTACCTTAACTAGTCAATTAGTCTTATTGCAAATGAAAAAACGTTGTCGTCCAAATACCGAAATAAAAAGAGTTCTCCGACAGGCTAACATGGTCGATATCGAAAAATTCAAAGAAGCCAAAGATAGAGAATATTTGACAACAATCCGTTCTCGAGAGCTTGCAAAACATTTAGAGTTACAGATGAAAATCAGTTACGTAGAATATCAAGGAGATGGAAGCAAAGCCACTTTTTACTATATAGCTGAAGAAAGAATAGATTTTCGTCAATTAATCAAAGATTTAGCTGCAGCTTTTCATATTCGTGTAGAGATGAGACAAATTGGAGTTCGTCAAGAAGCTGGTCAAATTGGAGGAATAGGTTCATGTGGACGAGAACTCTGTTGTTCAGGATGGATGCACAAGTTTGTATCAGTTTCCACAAGCGTTGCACAATTACAAGATATTTCTATTAATACACAAAAATTAGCTGGACAATGCACCAAATTAAGATGTTGTCTCAATTACGAAGTAGATACTTACATAAAAGCTCAAAAACATTTTCCCTCTCGTGAAATTCCATTAGAAACACGATCTGATTTATATTACTGTATCAAAGTGGATCTTCTTAAAAATCAAATGTACTACTCGAGCAATGTTAATAATACAACTAATGTAATTGCCATTTCTCCAGAAAAAGCTTTTGAAATAATCCATATGAATAAAAAAGGACACAAACCTTCAACTCTGGAAACAGAACAAAACAAACAATCCTCTAATTCATGTCAAGATGTTCTGAGAGGCAATCTTACCCGTTTCGATTCTTTTAGAAAAGAAAAGTGA
- a CDS encoding FprA family A-type flavoprotein codes for MDIKTLKISDSVQWIGVLDKNIRTFDIIMETKYGTTYNSYFINAQKKAIVETVKITSWETYETKMRQVCNPLEIEYIIINHTEPDHVGNLQKTLQICSNAKVVGSQVTIKFLQNQMGYNFPQLAVKDNDVIDLGNRHLTIISTPNLHWPDSTYTYLQEEQILFTCDSFGAHFCHEEMYDDLVGYYNDAFQYYFDVILKPFSSYFLRAIDKIRSLPIKTICTGHGPILRTYWRQIVKKTEQLCLEYLSNYPVKNRVLIAFVSAYGFTKTIAEKIKEGLEEVKEIEIDFCNIEKMDTVTLSDKVAKASAYLLGSPTINHNMLPQLYQLFTCMNPIREKNKPASCFGSYGWSGETNHILISNINNMKMKFFGETFFIKFKPQENDFEKIKNFGKKFGLFVRS; via the coding sequence ATGGATATTAAAACCTTAAAAATAAGTGATTCTGTTCAATGGATTGGAGTATTAGATAAAAATATCAGAACTTTTGATATTATTATGGAAACGAAATACGGCACAACCTATAATTCTTATTTTATTAACGCACAAAAAAAAGCTATTGTAGAAACAGTTAAAATCACTTCTTGGGAAACTTATGAAACCAAAATGAGGCAAGTATGTAATCCTCTCGAAATAGAATATATCATTATCAATCATACAGAGCCAGATCATGTAGGTAATTTGCAAAAAACTTTGCAAATTTGTTCGAACGCCAAAGTAGTAGGCTCTCAGGTAACAATTAAATTTTTACAAAATCAGATGGGATACAATTTTCCTCAATTAGCTGTAAAAGATAATGATGTTATTGACTTGGGAAATAGGCATTTGACTATTATCAGTACTCCTAATTTACATTGGCCAGATAGTACTTATACCTATTTACAGGAGGAACAAATTCTTTTCACTTGCGATTCTTTCGGAGCTCATTTTTGTCACGAAGAAATGTATGACGACTTGGTAGGATATTACAATGATGCTTTTCAATATTATTTTGATGTGATATTAAAACCTTTCAGTTCTTATTTTTTAAGAGCCATTGATAAAATAAGAAGTCTACCAATAAAGACTATATGTACTGGTCATGGTCCTATTTTAAGGACTTATTGGAGGCAAATTGTAAAAAAAACAGAACAATTATGCTTGGAATATCTTAGTAACTATCCGGTCAAAAATCGAGTATTGATTGCTTTTGTTTCAGCATATGGATTTACTAAAACCATTGCAGAAAAAATCAAAGAGGGATTGGAAGAAGTAAAAGAGATTGAAATAGATTTTTGTAATATTGAAAAAATGGACACTGTTACGCTTTCAGATAAAGTAGCCAAAGCATCTGCCTATCTATTGGGATCACCAACCATCAACCATAATATGCTACCTCAGTTATACCAACTGTTTACCTGTATGAATCCGATTCGCGAAAAAAATAAACCAGCAAGTTGTTTCGGTTCTTACGGATGGAGTGGAGAAACCAATCACATTCTAATCTCCAATATTAATAATATGAAGATGAAATTTTTCGGAGAAACATTTTTTATAAAATTTAAGCCCCAAGAAAATGACTTCGAAAAAATTAAAAATTTTGGCAAAAAATTCGGACTTTTTGTTCGCAGTTAA
- a CDS encoding thiamine pyrophosphate-dependent enzyme, whose amino-acid sequence MNGIIKPENLVYDKPHLMNNNTTHYCPGCCHGVVHKLVAEVIDKMSLTERAIGIAPVGCGVFIYNYIDIDWISAAHGRAPAVATAVKRLNSNKMVFTYQGDGDLAAIGIAETIHACNRGENIAIIFVNNAIYGMTGGQMAPTTILKMLTTTCPDGRDATLNGYPLKIADLLAQIEGTCLVSREAVFSAEVIKKAQKTLYKAFKNAIEEKGTSIIEFVSICASGWKMDPIQANKWMIKNMLPIYPLGTIKNK is encoded by the coding sequence ATGAATGGTATAATAAAGCCAGAAAATTTGGTTTATGACAAACCTCACCTAATGAATAATAATACAACACACTACTGTCCGGGATGTTGTCATGGTGTTGTGCATAAATTAGTGGCAGAAGTAATTGACAAAATGAGTTTAACTGAACGTGCCATTGGTATAGCACCAGTAGGCTGTGGTGTTTTTATTTATAATTATATAGATATTGATTGGATAAGTGCTGCACATGGTCGTGCTCCTGCAGTTGCAACTGCTGTTAAAAGATTAAATTCCAATAAGATGGTTTTTACTTATCAAGGAGATGGAGATCTAGCAGCTATAGGTATAGCAGAAACTATTCATGCCTGTAATCGTGGAGAAAACATTGCTATCATTTTTGTCAATAATGCTATTTATGGCATGACAGGGGGACAAATGGCTCCTACTACCATACTTAAAATGTTAACAACTACTTGTCCTGATGGACGAGATGCAACCTTAAATGGTTATCCATTAAAAATAGCAGATTTACTAGCTCAAATAGAAGGAACTTGTTTGGTTAGCCGTGAAGCCGTTTTCTCAGCAGAAGTTATCAAAAAAGCACAAAAAACACTTTATAAAGCGTTTAAAAACGCAATAGAAGAGAAAGGAACTTCAATTATAGAATTTGTCTCTATTTGTGCCTCAGGTTGGAAAATGGATCCTATTCAAGCCAACAAATGGATGATAAAAAATATGTTGCCTATATATCCATTGGGCACTATAAAAAATAAATAA
- a CDS encoding iron-containing alcohol dehydrogenase, whose translation MNNFRFCSPTEFIFGKNTICKVAQLVKQYGGSKVLIHYGNKSAKKSGLLTQIENCFQNEFIEYVKLGGVQPNPIDELVYKGIELGRKEKVNFILAIGGGSVIDSAKAIAAGILYNGDFWNFFEGIVTINHALPIATVLTLPAAGSEGSPNTVITKTDGMLKRGIGSSFIRPVFSIMDPVLTFTLPTCQTVYGIADMMAHVMERYFTQTQGVDITDRMCESILLSIIHSAKTLIREPENYDARANIMWASTIAHNGICGVGREEDWATHALEHELSALYNIAHGAGLAVMFPAWMQYVYTAGIDRFVQFATRVWNIENIGSKKEIALKGIHALKDFFSSIKLPINFEQLGAQKSDIDKLIDTLKINTKGKLGNFLLLDMNDARAIYEIAAKR comes from the coding sequence ATGAACAATTTTAGATTTTGTAGTCCGACAGAATTTATATTTGGCAAAAACACTATTTGCAAAGTAGCACAACTAGTTAAGCAATATGGAGGTTCTAAAGTCTTAATCCATTACGGCAATAAATCGGCTAAGAAAAGTGGTTTATTAACTCAAATAGAAAACTGTTTTCAAAATGAATTTATTGAGTATGTCAAATTAGGAGGAGTACAACCCAATCCAATAGATGAATTAGTTTACAAAGGAATAGAATTAGGCCGAAAAGAAAAAGTAAATTTTATTTTAGCGATCGGAGGCGGAAGTGTTATTGATTCAGCTAAAGCAATTGCCGCTGGAATTCTTTACAACGGCGATTTTTGGAATTTCTTTGAAGGAATTGTAACAATTAATCATGCATTACCTATTGCTACTGTCCTTACACTTCCTGCAGCAGGAAGTGAAGGTTCTCCTAATACTGTTATTACCAAAACAGATGGAATGTTGAAAAGGGGAATAGGTAGTTCATTTATTCGTCCAGTTTTTTCCATCATGGACCCGGTTCTAACTTTTACACTCCCAACATGCCAAACGGTTTATGGTATTGCTGATATGATGGCACATGTCATGGAACGTTATTTTACACAAACACAAGGTGTTGATATCACTGATCGTATGTGCGAATCTATTTTACTTTCTATCATTCACTCAGCAAAAACTCTTATAAGAGAACCAGAAAATTATGACGCTCGCGCCAATATCATGTGGGCAAGTACAATTGCCCACAACGGAATTTGTGGAGTGGGACGCGAAGAAGATTGGGCTACTCATGCCTTAGAACATGAATTAAGTGCCTTATATAATATAGCACACGGAGCTGGTCTTGCCGTTATGTTCCCTGCATGGATGCAGTATGTCTATACAGCAGGAATTGACCGTTTTGTACAATTTGCAACCCGTGTATGGAATATTGAAAATATTGGCAGCAAAAAGGAAATAGCTCTAAAAGGAATACATGCTTTAAAAGATTTCTTTTCGTCTATTAAGCTACCTATCAATTTCGAGCAATTGGGAGCACAAAAATCAGACATCGACAAATTGATAGATACGTTAAAAATTAATACAAAAGGAAAGCTAGGTAATTTTCTTCTACTAGATATGAACGACGCAAGGGCAATCTATGAAATTGCTGCGAAAAGGTGA
- a CDS encoding 3-methyl-2-oxobutanoate dehydrogenase subunit VorB: protein MEEIKLLKGNEAIAYAAIRYGVDGYFGYPITPQSEIMETLMEEKPWKTTGMVVLQAESEIASISMVYGGAACGKKVMTSSSSPGISLKQEGISYMAGAELPGLIINVMRGGPGLGTIQPSQADYFQTVKGGGHGDYKSIVLAPASVQEMADHVTLGFDLAFKYKNPAIILTDGVIGQMMEKVILPPQRIRKTEEEIRKEYPWATLGKPDSRKSNIITSVELNSFLMEQRNLRFQAKYRSIEKNEVLYEELFCEDADYLIVAFGSAARISQKTIEIARKEGIKAGLFRPITLYPFPMRELNLYKDKVKNILVVELNAGQMIEDVKLAVECQVPVKHYGRLGGTIPTSQEVLKELKKQN, encoded by the coding sequence ATGGAAGAAATAAAATTATTAAAAGGTAATGAGGCGATTGCTTATGCTGCCATTCGTTATGGCGTGGATGGATATTTTGGTTATCCTATTACTCCTCAATCGGAAATAATGGAAACATTGATGGAAGAAAAACCGTGGAAAACCACAGGAATGGTTGTTCTCCAAGCTGAAAGTGAAATTGCCTCTATCAGCATGGTCTACGGGGGTGCTGCTTGTGGGAAAAAGGTAATGACTTCATCTTCTAGTCCGGGGATTAGTCTAAAACAAGAAGGAATATCTTATATGGCAGGTGCTGAATTACCAGGATTAATTATAAATGTAATGCGTGGGGGACCCGGATTGGGAACCATTCAACCAAGTCAAGCCGATTATTTTCAAACAGTAAAGGGAGGTGGACATGGTGATTATAAATCAATTGTTTTGGCACCAGCTTCTGTTCAGGAAATGGCAGATCATGTAACACTAGGTTTTGACTTGGCATTTAAGTATAAAAATCCAGCAATAATTCTTACTGATGGAGTAATTGGACAAATGATGGAAAAGGTGATTTTACCTCCACAACGTATCCGAAAAACAGAAGAAGAAATCAGAAAAGAATATCCTTGGGCAACTTTAGGTAAGCCAGATTCACGTAAATCCAACATCATTACTTCCGTAGAATTAAACTCATTTCTCATGGAGCAAAGAAATCTCCGCTTTCAAGCAAAATATAGATCTATTGAAAAAAATGAAGTCTTATATGAAGAATTATTCTGCGAAGATGCCGATTATTTAATTGTTGCCTTCGGTTCTGCTGCCCGAATTAGCCAAAAAACAATAGAAATAGCTCGAAAAGAAGGAATCAAAGCAGGACTTTTTCGTCCAATTACTTTATACCCTTTCCCAATGAGAGAACTAAACCTTTATAAGGATAAAGTAAAAAATATTTTAGTTGTAGAACTAAATGCTGGTCAAATGATTGAGGATGTAAAATTAGCTGTAGAATGTCAAGTACCGGTTAAACACTATGGACGTTTGGGAGGAACTATTCCCACTTCACAAGAAGTATTGAAAGAATTGAAAAAACAAAATTAA
- a CDS encoding gliding motility lipoprotein GldH: MTKNKQNSLLFSLQEIIQNNKVILLFLFPSLLTSCTFNEIFYEFYSFPYSKWDKKTAIQFEVPVKDISIFYDVFFELRHTNTYHFRNLWLVANYRILNKNSRQDTICIELANRFGEWYGSGIHLRSYVFPYQLNVQYPDTGTYIYSIHHGMQENPLRGISDFGLRVVKKQSNKK, from the coding sequence ATGACTAAAAATAAACAGAATTCTCTCCTTTTTTCTTTACAAGAAATTATACAAAATAACAAAGTGATACTGCTATTCTTATTTCCATCTCTTTTAACTTCTTGTACTTTCAATGAAATATTTTATGAATTCTATTCGTTTCCTTATTCAAAATGGGATAAGAAAACAGCTATACAATTTGAAGTTCCAGTAAAAGATATTTCCATATTCTATGATGTATTTTTTGAATTAAGACATACTAATACTTATCATTTTCGCAACTTGTGGTTAGTTGCAAACTACAGGATTCTTAATAAGAATAGTCGACAAGACACTATTTGCATTGAACTAGCAAATAGATTCGGTGAATGGTACGGAAGTGGCATACATTTGCGTTCTTATGTTTTCCCTTATCAATTAAATGTTCAGTATCCTGATACAGGAACATACATATATTCCATTCACCATGGAATGCAAGAAAATCCATTAAGGGGAATTTCAGATTTCGGCTTGAGAGTAGTAAAAAAACAGTCTAACAAAAAATAA
- a CDS encoding 2-oxoacid:acceptor oxidoreductase family protein, with protein sequence MQHEIIIAGFGGQGILSMGKILAYAGLLEGKEVTWFPSYGPEQRGGTANVTVILSDERISSPVLNEYNIAIILNQLSLEKFEQTLKAGGVLLYDKYRITQLPTRKNIRIFETDATNTSIKEGSTKVLNMIVLGGIIKITQIVKIESIIDSLKKSLPERNHKFLPMNQRAFFKGMDLIKEMK encoded by the coding sequence ATGCAACATGAAATAATTATAGCCGGATTTGGTGGACAAGGCATCCTTTCTATGGGAAAAATATTAGCCTACGCAGGACTATTAGAAGGGAAAGAAGTAACATGGTTTCCATCTTATGGCCCTGAACAACGAGGAGGTACTGCTAATGTAACAGTTATATTGAGCGATGAACGAATATCTTCACCAGTTTTGAATGAATACAATATTGCTATTATATTAAATCAGCTTTCTCTGGAAAAATTTGAACAGACATTAAAAGCTGGTGGAGTACTTCTATATGATAAATATAGAATTACGCAGCTACCAACACGTAAGAATATTCGAATATTCGAAACGGATGCTACAAATACTTCTATCAAAGAAGGAAGTACAAAAGTACTTAACATGATTGTATTAGGAGGAATTATTAAAATAACTCAGATAGTAAAAATAGAAAGCATAATAGATAGCCTTAAAAAATCCCTTCCTGAACGCAATCACAAATTTCTACCTATGAATCAACGTGCTTTTTTTAAAGGAATGGATTTGATCAAAGAGATGAAGTAA
- a CDS encoding 4Fe-4S dicluster domain-containing protein, with protein MTKIQGKVLIDTNRCKGCGLCIVECPLRVIALGEKINTKGYNYAQIEKPSECIGCANCGYVCPDSCITVYRAKKR; from the coding sequence ATGACAAAAATACAAGGGAAAGTTTTGATAGATACCAATCGCTGTAAAGGATGTGGTCTATGCATAGTAGAATGTCCATTGAGAGTGATAGCCTTAGGGGAAAAAATCAATACTAAAGGTTATAACTATGCTCAAATAGAGAAACCGAGTGAATGCATCGGCTGTGCAAACTGCGGATACGTATGTCCTGATAGTTGCATAACGGTTTATAGAGCTAAGAAAAGATGA
- the mnmG gene encoding tRNA uridine-5-carboxymethylaminomethyl(34) synthesis enzyme MnmG translates to MTFGYDVIVIGAGHAGCEAASAAANLGSKTLLITMDMNRIAQMSCNPAVGGIAKGQIIREIDALGGQMGLIADQTSIQFRMLNRSKGPAMWSPRTQNDRVEFVKKWREVLDSIPNLFIWQDTVTSLIIRNGIAIGVKTILDVEFQARAIVLAVGTFLNGLLYIGKSKISGGRMSEPASFGITEQLVELGFKKSRMKTGTPVRIDGRSIDFSLMEEQKGEVDFHKFSYLDFIRRPMKQLSCWTSHTNKACHGVLQDGLSESPLYNGKIKGIGPRYCPSIETKIVTFSYKEQHPLFLEPEGINTQEYYLNGFSSSLPIFIQLLALKKIPAFRNARIYRPGYAIEYDFFHPTQLNHSLETKLIKNLFFAGQINGTTGYEEAGAQGLIAGINAHINVHNEKSFILARNEAYIGVLIDDLVTKGVDEPYRMFTSRAEYRILLRQDNADVRLTEKSYQIGLADKSRYNALVEKKKRIDNIIDFIRLYSVDPKQVNSALEAIGTSPLRNKVKLTDLLLRPQLTINIISFLIPIVREQIDKISDCKEEIIEAVEILIKYEGYIAREKIVAEKINRLENIKIRGRIDYSTVQSLSTEAKQKLISIDPETIAQASRIPGVSPNDINVLLVLLRR, encoded by the coding sequence ATGACATTTGGTTATGATGTGATTGTTATTGGTGCAGGTCATGCTGGTTGTGAAGCTGCATCTGCTGCCGCTAATTTAGGTTCAAAAACGCTTTTAATAACAATGGATATGAATAGAATTGCCCAAATGAGTTGTAATCCAGCGGTAGGTGGTATAGCTAAAGGGCAGATTATTCGTGAAATAGATGCCTTAGGAGGACAGATGGGACTTATTGCTGATCAAACTTCTATTCAGTTTCGTATGTTAAATCGTTCAAAAGGGCCTGCTATGTGGAGTCCTCGCACTCAGAACGATCGTGTAGAATTTGTTAAAAAATGGAGAGAAGTATTAGATAGTATTCCAAATTTGTTTATTTGGCAGGATACTGTTACTAGTTTAATTATTAGAAATGGTATTGCTATTGGCGTTAAAACTATTTTAGATGTTGAATTTCAAGCTAGAGCTATTGTGTTGGCCGTTGGAACTTTTCTAAATGGACTTTTATATATTGGTAAGAGTAAAATTAGTGGTGGAAGGATGTCAGAACCTGCTTCGTTTGGGATAACAGAACAGTTGGTTGAACTTGGTTTTAAGAAAAGTCGTATGAAAACTGGAACACCTGTCCGAATAGATGGCCGTAGTATCGATTTTTCTCTGATGGAAGAACAGAAAGGAGAAGTGGATTTTCATAAATTTTCTTATTTGGATTTTATTCGTCGTCCGATGAAACAACTTAGTTGTTGGACATCACATACTAATAAGGCTTGTCATGGAGTATTGCAAGATGGATTAAGTGAAAGTCCATTATACAATGGAAAAATCAAAGGTATTGGTCCTAGATATTGTCCAAGTATTGAAACAAAGATTGTTACTTTTTCTTATAAAGAACAACATCCACTGTTTTTGGAACCGGAGGGCATAAATACACAAGAATATTATTTAAATGGTTTTTCTTCTTCTCTTCCTATTTTTATTCAATTGTTGGCTTTAAAAAAAATACCGGCATTTAGAAATGCACGAATTTATCGTCCGGGTTATGCTATTGAATATGATTTTTTCCATCCTACACAATTAAATCATTCTTTAGAGACAAAGCTGATTAAAAATTTGTTTTTTGCTGGACAAATCAATGGTACTACTGGCTATGAAGAAGCAGGAGCACAAGGACTAATTGCTGGAATAAATGCTCATATAAATGTTCATAATGAAAAATCATTTATTTTGGCTCGCAATGAAGCTTATATTGGAGTTTTAATAGACGATTTAGTCACTAAAGGCGTAGATGAACCTTATCGTATGTTTACTTCCCGTGCAGAGTATAGAATTTTATTACGTCAAGATAATGCAGATGTACGTTTAACAGAAAAATCCTATCAGATAGGATTGGCTGACAAGAGTAGATATAATGCTTTAGTGGAAAAGAAAAAAAGGATAGATAATATTATTGATTTCATTCGTCTGTATTCTGTAGATCCAAAGCAAGTCAATTCTGCTTTAGAAGCAATAGGGACGAGTCCCTTACGAAATAAAGTAAAATTGACAGATTTATTACTTCGCCCTCAATTAACAATTAATATTATTTCTTTTTTAATACCTATTGTTAGAGAACAAATAGACAAAATTTCTGATTGTAAAGAAGAAATAATAGAAGCAGTGGAAATTCTCATAAAATATGAAGGATATATTGCTCGTGAGAAAATTGTTGCAGAAAAAATTAACAGGTTGGAAAATATAAAGATTCGTGGTAGAATAGATTATTCTACTGTTCAGTCTCTTTCTACAGAAGCAAAACAGAAGTTAATAAGTATAGATCCGGAAACAATTGCTCAAGCAAGTCGTATACCAGGTGTTTCTCCTAATGATATTAATGTATTATTGGTATTATTAAGAAGATGA
- the ybeY gene encoding rRNA maturation RNase YbeY: MAVLYTTLDSKFPSINRKITTRWIKQILIDYNKRAGDITCIFCSNDEILRINNFYLNHDCYTDIITFDYSKGDIISGDLFIALDMIKYNSMKYNVNYFEELYRVIIHGILHLCGFNDKLIKDIKVMREGENRALEKIRS; encoded by the coding sequence ATGGCGGTATTGTATACTACTTTGGATAGTAAATTTCCTTCAATTAATCGGAAAATTACAACTCGTTGGATAAAACAAATACTTATCGATTATAATAAAAGAGCAGGAGATATTACTTGTATTTTTTGTTCCAATGATGAAATACTGAGAATAAATAATTTTTATTTAAATCATGATTGTTATACCGATATAATTACTTTTGATTATTCTAAAGGAGATATAATTTCGGGAGATTTATTTATTGCTTTGGATATGATAAAATATAACTCAATGAAGTATAATGTGAATTATTTTGAAGAGTTATACCGTGTAATTATTCATGGGATATTACATTTATGTGGATTTAATGATAAATTAATCAAGGATATTAAAGTAATGCGGGAAGGTGAAAATAGGGCTTTGGAAAAAATTCGATCATGA
- the mnmE gene encoding tRNA uridine-5-carboxymethylaminomethyl(34) synthesis GTPase MnmE: MESGNTICAIATPPGQGGVAIIRISGKEALAIASRIYTPKAKNITTIEDQAAYTSSFGIIHKENEILDKVVVFVFRSPHSFTGEDTVEITCHGSIYIQQEIIKLLLDNGCHLARPGEFTQKAFLNGKMDLSQAESVIDLISSSSAAAHRLAFNQMRGGFGKKLKNLRFQLLRFVSLIELELDFEEDVEFVDRVKLLDSVLSIKDTLSHLIQSFSLGNAIKNGIPVVIIGETNVGKSTLLNHLLNEEKAIVSEIHGTTRDIIEDVINISGIAFRFIDTAGIRNTKNEIELLGIERTYQKIKKASIVIWMIDATKFNKEIKHIADRISPLIMDKKLIVIFNKIDKLNHSKQFFLKKKLPHISAEYICLSAKYKRNTDILEKTLLEAAKLSSLNYNDIIVTNMRHYEALRSALGALQRIEEGLKTNVSYELISQDIRECTHYLGEITGEISTDEILENIFKNFCIGK, encoded by the coding sequence ATGGAATCTGGAAACACGATTTGTGCAATAGCAACTCCTCCCGGTCAGGGAGGAGTTGCTATAATAAGGATTTCAGGTAAAGAAGCTCTTGCTATTGCAAGTAGAATTTATACACCCAAAGCAAAGAATATTACCACTATTGAAGATCAAGCTGCCTACACCTCAAGTTTTGGTATTATACATAAAGAAAATGAGATTTTAGATAAAGTTGTCGTATTTGTATTTCGCTCTCCTCACTCTTTTACAGGAGAAGATACAGTAGAAATAACATGTCATGGCTCAATATATATTCAACAGGAAATAATTAAATTGTTACTTGACAATGGATGCCATTTAGCTAGGCCTGGCGAATTTACTCAAAAAGCTTTCTTGAATGGTAAAATGGATTTATCTCAAGCGGAGTCCGTTATCGATTTAATTTCTTCTTCTTCTGCAGCAGCTCATCGTTTAGCATTTAACCAAATGCGAGGAGGCTTTGGTAAAAAATTAAAAAATCTTCGTTTTCAATTACTCAGATTTGTATCTCTAATTGAATTGGAACTGGACTTTGAAGAAGATGTAGAATTTGTAGATCGTGTAAAATTACTGGATTCAGTTCTTTCTATTAAAGATACTTTGTCACATCTAATTCAATCTTTTAGCTTGGGAAATGCTATTAAAAATGGAATTCCAGTAGTAATTATAGGTGAGACTAATGTTGGTAAATCAACTTTACTTAATCATTTATTAAACGAAGAAAAAGCCATTGTCTCGGAGATTCATGGTACAACACGAGATATAATAGAAGATGTTATAAATATCAGTGGCATTGCTTTTCGATTTATAGATACAGCAGGTATTCGTAATACGAAAAACGAGATAGAATTACTGGGCATTGAACGAACTTACCAAAAAATAAAAAAGGCATCTATCGTTATTTGGATGATTGATGCTACAAAATTCAATAAAGAAATAAAACACATTGCCGACCGTATTAGTCCATTAATAATGGACAAAAAATTAATCGTCATATTTAATAAAATTGATAAACTAAATCATAGTAAACAGTTTTTTTTAAAAAAAAAACTTCCTCATATCTCTGCTGAGTATATTTGTTTATCTGCCAAGTACAAAAGAAATACGGATATTTTAGAAAAAACTTTACTGGAAGCTGCAAAGCTTTCAAGCTTAAACTATAATGACATAATCGTCACTAATATGAGACATTATGAAGCTTTAAGATCGGCATTGGGAGCTCTTCAAAGGATAGAAGAGGGATTAAAAACAAATGTTTCTTACGAACTTATTTCACAAGATATTCGTGAATGCACACATTACCTTGGTGAAATAACTGGTGAAATTTCAACAGATGAAATATTAGAAAATATATTTAAAAACTTCTGTATTGGTAAATGA